In the genome of Primulina tabacum isolate GXHZ01 chromosome 13, ASM2559414v2, whole genome shotgun sequence, the window TTTCTTGGTTTCTCCTCTGGCACTTGAATAAAAAGGTTACAAAGAGTTAGAATGATTTTGTCATGAACCCTTCAATATGGACGTTGGAGACAGCGGAGGGGCGTCCAGCTGATACAAGTTGAGTGCAGGACCAACAAAACGGAACAGTATCCATCCTCCGATAATTATAAAGATGGAAGCATAAGCTAGCTTGTTAAGCCAGAATAATAGACCCTTCTCACCTATATACAGCTCTGTTGCCTTCTCAGTGAGATTCATGGATTCCCAGTCCTTGGGAGCCGAAGCCTTCTTAGATTGCATTTTATTGATAGCACCATCTTCTTGTTGCTTTCTTCTTTTCCTCGAACCTCTTTTGAACCGTATTTCTACTGTTTCTGGTGGTGTGATGGGTGGGGGGAGAGTTGGTGATGCATTTACGTCGTCACTGCTAGTGGTGTTACTGTCATTATCTCTAGCGCTTCTGATTGGTCGTCCTACAGGTAGAGAATAAATGTGGCAATGTTGAattggacatgatattttcaaggGAAAAAAAGTGAGAGGTTTAATCAAGGATAGCATTCTGGAGTTTACTGGTTCGAGTTCTAGGCTAAATTCAAAATGTGGTGGAAGCTATATAATGGTTTTTCGTACAATTGGGATTATCCTTGGAAGATATTAATCTTCTCACGTAGAGTAGAGTACATTCACAATGCGAATTGCAGTTTCCAGTCACCTGATTCCAAAGAACAAGATAAACACTAGTCAATTACACATACTTTAATGCGCAGTCAGATGGAGTTAATCCTACAGAGAATAATTTTTCATCTCACAAGCATTGGAGGCTAGTTTCTATGGAAAACTAACCTCCTCATAGAAACTAGCCTCCCCGAGGAAAAAATTTTCCAGCTCTAAAGTCAATCCACAGAAGAAGTTAGGTTCTCTGTAGGCAACTTGTAAAGCCTATTACTACCTgttgcatgtttaaaatctacATTGCTTGTGTTTCTTCAATATTTAGAATGCTTGCAAGAAAGTCTACCAAGTTAACCAAGTGCATCACACAGGAAATATTGTAGAAGGCATCTATTGGCAACTGGATTATGCCAGTATTTAGTTCCACGTCAAATACTGTCTAAAACATTAATGCACGTCATCCTTACGCTTGTATTAATATGTTACACCCTAGACTAGACATTTTCTCTTGGGAAAACATAAATATGACAGTGAAACGACTTGGCTAACCCAGGATGAACTTGAATGTTCAGAAGAAATGTTGTTTTCAGTACACATGAACTCCTGAAATTGATTGAAAAAGCATATAGGTTTGAGGATCAGTCGCCACCTTCATCTTTTTCcgtatattaaatatttgacaagATTTTCACAGAATAGAAGGATACGTGTCAAACAACCAAAACTAACAGTTATCAAACCTATACTTCCAATTCCCCTCAAATTATCAAGAAAAGTAAATCTTCGAAAACACACACAAGTAGAAAACTCAGATAAACGatgataaagaaaataactaaatttTGCAAGAACATTAGGGAGCAAAAGTTCTATCCCCGTTAACTCTTTCGTTCATTATAATGGGTACAttgatcaataaaagtttgCAGAAGAAATCTAAAACAAATCGAAATTCAACACTAATCACTATAAAATCCCACAACCTAGAAAATACGATTGAATTGATCATAAACTGATGGTAGCCCTCTTCGGATTTCAGTCCTTATTTCCCAAATTACACCTTTTTCACAGAcaaatgagatgaaaatttttaaaattattccaAAACTAACTTTCGTTCCCtcatattttcatttaaaaatccCTATTTCACTTCATTCTGGCCGATACTCAACTAAATGAAACATAAAAACCATAAAACTTGTCGAAATTTAAACGATAAATTTATCAAACATGGAATCGTGAAGAAAACTTACATACTCAGCGAATCAATGTCATGGAGATGAGTGCGAGCTGAACGAGAGGGAATTTTTATGGTGCAAATTGTTTGGATGGAAGATAGGGTTTTGGCAGATAGCACCCCGCAAATAACCTTTTTCCCAAAGAGCatctttaattttttatttcgaTGAAGTTTACTTGTACCAACGTTGGGAGCAGTAGGGTCACCAGAATCCGGATCGGTTCGGTTTATAATAAAAGCGGAAACCAATCcaatattattgattttgattcgttttttaaaaaatattaattttatgtcaaatatattatttattattgtaaatataaataGAGATTATctgtcttacagataaagatataTAAGATCGTCTCATAAGAAACTTACTAAAGAATTTATACTTAGGTTTTGGTTTGGTTCGATTCAAcatatgataaattttaattttgttcaaataatttttttgagtatttttaaacacaatttaaatattttgaattagctattatgaatatgataggatcggttagggGGTGgaggagtgtttagaagggtgTTGAacaaacactcacgattttcacAACATTTTCGAATATaaatgagtcagtttagtgataaactggaACTcgagaatcttgtcagtcgatatcaatcagttaacagtaatagtgcagaaataaactgactgatagatataataaaatttgaaataaaaacacacaagattttacggatgttcggagatttcaatcactcctacgtcacacattctatctcgaagataggatatttactaaaaaactttgatcaatacaaacagTTGTACAGACCCATTTCAGTCttagacttaacaatgccaaactgaaactcttagtcaCAACAAAGTTTACAGTActcaactgaactgaaataacttagcacaactgatcttttCAAGATCGAGTATTACAACAACGACAGTTTGTGCTAataagctcgaagtatagcctaGAATATTATGAGTGTATATGATAAGTCTGAGCTTTGAAATCCTTAGAATATGAATAGAAGGTTTAcaaagatttcagcagagtaacagctcAGTTAATAGAATAGTGTTTGGTATATTTttagctgctcttctctgctatttatatgCTTTacctccaacggtaatattgaatGTGATTTGAATATTTCTATCcattgtttgccacgtcaacgTTCATATGAAAGTTGTACACTGTAGCATTTCTCAAATGCGGTGTTCCTGCTGTTCTTTGTACAATCTGTCGGTGGTTGAGCTACGTCATTTTCACTGATTACGTGTTCAGCTGAAAGATCAGCTAATAGACtatagctgataagctcacagcTGTTTGTAGTAATTgatcagttttcaactgatcagtcagttgattgcGTAGTTTAGTCAGCTGGTTCAGCTGCCTTCGATTGTCTTCGCGCCTTAATCTTCAGTTGTAGGTGTGAGAACCCGGAAAATTCGACCCGGAGCAAATCATGTAAGGaatacaaatttaaaatttagctTAATCTAAGCTCAACAATTTTCATTCTAACTATAGAACTTAAATATGAATTTATATTTCAGCTAATTTAACTCGAGGAAATAGCTTCAAAGCTCGAAGATTAACCCAACATGAAGCCAAGCTGCAAGAAATCGCGTCCATTGAAGAGTCGTCACTAGAGgaataaaaccccagctcaaggactcaaaCTTTCAGCTCAATGAAGCTCAACCAATATTGTCCTAAGTAAGAACAAAAAGTGGAGCTAAAGGATGAGCTAagggtttggacaaattaatgTAGCAAGAATAACCCTTTAGAAAACCAAGGTGACCCTTGAGGAATGGATAGAATTTTTGACCACATTTACACCCATGATTGGGCTCCAAGTCTCGGCTGAATGGGAGATCAAAAGCCAAAATTTTTCGATAAATATCATCTCATACTTCACAAAAATCACACTTCAAAAATCCCTCCAAAGTCTCCCAAGTTTCGGCCCCTACATAAGGCACCATCTCGGCcgaaggcaagaaagaaggaaGGAAATCTCGTGCCGTTGTTTTCATACTGgaaattattttcaacactGTGGGGATGATCTGTCCAAATTTTGGTCAGCATCTGGTACGAATTCGACAAGTTTCATACGTCCAAATTTGAGCAACTCAAAGTACACCTTCACAAttctgtaagtgggcttttgttacatatttgtttgtatttttaaactt includes:
- the LOC142522941 gene encoding uncharacterized protein LOC142522941 — its product is MLSLIKPLTFFPLKISCPIQHCHIYSLPVGRPIRSARDNDSNTTSSDDVNASPTLPPPITPPETVEIRFKRGSRKRRKQQEDGAINKMQSKKASAPKDWESMNLTEKATELYIGEKGLLFWLNKLAYASIFIIIGGWILFRFVGPALNLYQLDAPPLSPTSILKGS